In Pedobacter heparinus DSM 2366, the following are encoded in one genomic region:
- the murC gene encoding UDP-N-acetylmuramate--L-alanine ligase: protein MELNHIQRVYFVGIGGIGMSAIARYFAKRGCVVCGYDKTRTNLTVALEQEGILVSYLDDAAVLPVCFLANNSDTLIVYTPAIPKNSEILNYFKDNGFILKKRSEVLGIISKGQFCIAVAGTHGKTTTSSIVAHVLIDSGYGCTAFLGGIASNYNSNFIIGNNNVVVVEADEYDRSFLTLHPDLAVITSMDADHLDIYGDAAHLHESFGLFAKQLKPQGTLFVRKGLPLTAGLSYSVGQDSQIKGQNIRVEGSKFVFDYVDTDLRISDIQLMLPGKHNVENAVAAIAVALKLGIDHHKIKAAIASFTGVKRRFEYIVNTPDHIYIDDYAHHPEELRACFDAVRQLYPDKKLTVIFQPHLFTRTRDFAAEFAKVLSTVDELLLLEIYPARELPLPGINSQFLLDKMSLKSKRICGKDLVIEEIKNTKPELLLTVGAGDIDTLIQPLKAILRDV from the coding sequence ATGGAACTGAATCATATACAGCGCGTTTATTTTGTGGGAATTGGTGGGATTGGCATGAGTGCCATTGCCAGGTATTTTGCAAAAAGAGGGTGTGTAGTTTGTGGTTACGACAAAACACGTACAAATTTGACTGTTGCTTTGGAACAGGAAGGCATTTTGGTGTCTTATCTTGATGATGCTGCTGTATTGCCTGTGTGCTTTTTAGCAAATAACAGCGATACACTGATTGTTTATACACCAGCAATACCAAAGAATTCCGAAATATTAAATTACTTTAAAGACAATGGTTTTATTTTAAAGAAGCGTTCTGAGGTTTTAGGCATCATCAGTAAAGGACAGTTTTGTATAGCTGTGGCAGGTACACATGGAAAAACCACTACTTCATCTATTGTAGCCCATGTTTTAATAGATAGCGGATATGGATGTACAGCTTTTTTGGGTGGGATTGCCAGTAATTATAACAGCAATTTTATTATTGGAAACAATAACGTCGTTGTAGTTGAGGCCGATGAATACGACCGTTCTTTCCTGACACTTCACCCTGATCTGGCTGTGATTACTTCAATGGATGCAGATCACCTGGATATTTATGGCGATGCTGCTCATCTGCATGAATCTTTTGGTCTGTTTGCAAAGCAGTTAAAGCCACAGGGCACATTGTTTGTGCGTAAGGGGCTTCCTTTGACAGCCGGGCTCAGTTACAGTGTTGGACAGGATTCACAGATTAAGGGACAAAACATCAGGGTAGAAGGTTCGAAGTTTGTGTTTGATTATGTTGATACTGATCTGAGGATCAGCGATATACAACTCATGCTGCCAGGCAAACATAATGTTGAGAATGCAGTAGCCGCAATTGCTGTAGCGCTTAAACTGGGTATTGACCACCATAAGATAAAAGCGGCAATAGCTTCTTTTACAGGGGTTAAAAGAAGATTCGAATACATAGTGAATACGCCGGATCACATTTATATTGATGATTATGCCCATCATCCAGAAGAATTAAGGGCTTGCTTTGATGCGGTACGACAATTGTATCCTGATAAAAAGTTAACGGTCATCTTTCAGCCGCATCTTTTTACACGCACACGCGACTTTGCAGCTGAATTTGCAAAAGTTTTAAGCACTGTAGATGAACTGCTGCTACTGGAAATATATCCGGCCAGGGAATTGCCTTTACCAGGCATAAATTCGCAGTTTTTGCTGGATAAGATGTCCTTGAAAAGCAAGAGGATATGTGGAAAAGATTTAGTAATAGAAGAGATAAAAAATACAAAACCTGAATTACTTTTAACAGTAGGTGCAGGAGATATAGACACATTGATACAACCACTTAAAGCCATTTTGAGAGATGTTTAA